The proteins below are encoded in one region of Balaenoptera ricei isolate mBalRic1 chromosome 6, mBalRic1.hap2, whole genome shotgun sequence:
- the ZBTB5 gene encoding zinc finger and BTB domain-containing protein 5: protein MDFPGHFEQIFQQLNYQRLHGQLCDCVIVVGNRHFKAHRSVLAACSTHFRALFSVAEGDQTMNMIQLDSEVVTAEAFAALIDMMYTSTLMLGESNVMDVLLAASHLHLNSVVKACKHYLTTRTLPMSPPSERVQEQSARMQRSFMLQQLGLSIVSSALNSSQSGEEQPAPMSSSMRSNLDQRTPFPMRRLHKRKQSAEERARQRLRPALDESAISDVTPENGPGVHSREEFFSPDSLKIVDNPKPDGLTDTQDDSAIMFDRPFGAQEDAQVPSQSDNSAGNVTQLSMASRATQVEASFEQEATTEKSGFQCENPEAGLGEKEHMRVVVKSEPLSSPEPQDEVSDVTSQAEGSESVEVEGVVVSAEKIDLSPESSDRSFSDPQSSTDRVGDIHILEVTNNLEHKSTFSISNFLNKSRGSNFSANQNNDDNIPNTTSDCRLEGEAPYLLSPEAGPAGGPSSAPGSHVENPFSEPTDAHFVRPMQEVMGLPCVQTSGYQGGEQFGMDFSRSGLGLHSSFSRVMMGSPRGGASNFPYYRRIAPKMPVVTSVRSSQIPENSASSQLMMNAATSSFENGHPSQPGPPQLTRASADVLSKCKKALSEHNVLVVEGARKYACKICCKTFLTLTDCKKHIRVHTGEKPYACLKCGKRFSQSSHLYKHSKTTCLRWQSSNLPSTLL from the coding sequence ATGGATTTTCCTGGCCACTTTGAACAGATCTTCCAGCAGCTGAACTACCAGAGACTTCACGGCCAGCTCTGTGATTGTGTCATTGTAGTGGGGAACAGACATTTCAAAGCCCACCGCTCGGTACTAGCAGCATGCAGTACACATTTCCGAGCCCTGTTCTCTGTGGCAGAGGGAGATCAGACCATGAACATGATCCAGCTGGATAGCGAGGTAGTGACAGCGGAGGCCTTTGCCGCACTGATTGACATGATGTATACCTCCACGCTCATGCTGGGGGAGAGCAATGTTATGGATGTCTTATTGGCAGCCTCTCACCTGCACTTGAACTCTGTTGTTAAGGCATGTAAACATTATCTAACGACAAGGACGCTGCCCATGTCTCCCCCCAGTGAGCGCGTTCAGGAGCAGAGTGCCCGCATGCAGCGCTCCTTCATGCTGCAGCAGCTGGGACTGAGCATTGTGAGCTCAGCCCTCAATTCCAGCCAGAGTGGCGAGGAGCAGCCGGCCCCCATGAGCTCCTCGATGCGCAGTAACCTGGACCAGCGGACACCCTTCCCCATGAGACGCCTGCATAAGCGCAAGCAGTCTGCAGAGGAGCGGGCCAGACAGCGGCTCCGACCCGCCCTGGATGAGTCTGCCATCTCCGACGTTACGCCAGAGAATGGGCCGGGGGTTCATTCTCGGGAGGAGTTCTTTTCACCGGATTCTCTGAAGATCGTGGATAACCCTAAACCTGATGGGCTGACCGACACGCAGGACGACAGCGCCATCATGTTTGACCGGCCCTTTGGTGCTCAAGAAGATGCCCAGGTGCCCAGCCAGTCCGACAACAGCGCCGGCAACGTGACCCAGCTCTCCATGGCCTCCCGCGCCACTCAGGTCGAGGCTAGTTTTGAGCAGGAAGCCACAACTGAGAAAAGTGGTTTTCAGTGCGAAAACCCTGAGGCTGGCCTTGGTGAGAAGGAGCACATGAGAGTGGTGGTTAAATCTGAGCCCCTGAGCTCTCCTGAGCCTCAGGATGAAGTGAGCGATGTGACCTCCCAAGCGGAAGGCAGCGAATcggtggaggtggagggagtgGTGGTCAGTGCCGAGAAGATAGACCTCAGCCCCGAGAGCAGCGACCGGAGTTTTTCAGATCCCCAGTCTAGCACTGACCGGGTAGGAGACATCCATATTTTGGAAGTCACAAATAACCTAGAACATAAATCCACTTTTAGCATTTCAAATTTTCTTAACAAGAGCAGAGGAAGTAACTTTAGTGCAAATCAGAACAATGACGATAATATCCCAAACACCACTAGTGACTGCAGGCTGGAGGGGGAGGCCCCTTATTTGTTGAGTCCAGAGGCTGGGCCTGCAGGCGGgccctcctcagcccctggctcTCACGTGGAGAACCCGTTCAGCGAGCCCACAGATGCCCACTTCGTCAGGCCTATGCAGGAAGTGATGGGCCTGCCATGTGTGCAGACCTCAGGCTACCAAGGAGGAGAACAGTTTGGGATGGATTTTTCCAGGTCTGGTTTGGGGTTGCATTCCTCCTTCTCCAGGGTAATGATGGGCTCCCCTAGAGGTGGAGCCAGTAACTTTCCATACTACCGCCGCATAGCTCCCAAAATGCCAGTGGTAACGTCCGTCAGGAGCTCACAGATCCCAGAGAACTCTGCCAGTTCCCAGCTAATGATGAACGCAGCCACATCCTCATTTGAAAATGGCCACCCTTCGCAGCCCGGCCCCCCGCAGTTGACGAGGGCATCTGCTGACGTCCTGTCAAAGTGCAAGAAGGCCTTATCGGAGCACAACGTCTTAGTCGTAGAGGGGGCTCGCAAGTATGCCTGCAAAATCTGCTGCAAGACTTTCCTGACCTTGACAGATTGCAAGAAGCACATCCGTGTTCACACAGGTGAAAAACCCTACGCCTGCCTGAAGTGTGGCAAGAGGTTCAGTCAGTCCAGCCACCTGTACAAACACTCGAAGACCACCTGCCTGCGGTGGCAGAGCAGCAACCTTCCCAGCACTTTGCTCTAA